From a region of the Phycisphaerales bacterium genome:
- a CDS encoding SRPBCC family protein, with translation MGKVSISRFIAAPPKRVFDIAADFENAPRRISAIKSVEMLTGGEVKKGTRFRETRIMFGREATEELEVTAYDPPHSYQVGCNSCGCWMETRFRFEPDGTGTNLVMDLAWKPLTLFAKLASPLSAIMLKKCVKAFDQDIDELKYAAEQPVEK, from the coding sequence ATGGGCAAGGTTTCAATCTCGAGGTTCATCGCAGCGCCGCCCAAGCGCGTCTTCGACATCGCCGCCGACTTCGAGAACGCACCCCGGCGCATCTCCGCGATCAAGAGCGTCGAAATGCTCACGGGCGGCGAAGTGAAAAAGGGCACGCGCTTCCGCGAGACGCGCATCATGTTCGGCCGCGAGGCCACCGAAGAACTCGAAGTCACCGCCTACGACCCGCCCCACTCCTACCAGGTCGGCTGCAACTCGTGCGGCTGCTGGATGGAAACGCGCTTCCGCTTCGAACCCGATGGCACCGGCACCAACCTCGTGATGGACCTCGCCTGGAAACCGCTCACTCTCTTTGCCAAACTCGCCTCGCCACTGAGCGCGATCATGCTTAAGAAATGCGTCAAGGCCTTCGACCAGGACATCGACGAACTCAAGTACGCCGCCGAGCAGCCGGTCGAGAAGTAA
- a CDS encoding zinc ribbon domain-containing protein — protein sequence MPTRWLNRRLIARASIFLLLGAIINVAVAWACVYPGAGGRRVGLIDDIHSELPWWQNHAPLEWKSKYGFSGEVLAPGFDVQLRYSDPSIDWGKTLYGSVRAGLPLKSMRGHLWCITTYDDGPGRFQDRVELHAVGLWRLESELDVEDSLLSSLPLRPLWCGFLFNSALYGGVLWILVLAAPRKIITRRRLKHGRCPNCNYDLRATATGVCPECGTLRS from the coding sequence ATGCCAACCCGCTGGCTCAACCGCCGACTCATCGCGAGAGCAAGCATCTTCCTCCTGCTCGGCGCGATCATCAACGTAGCCGTCGCGTGGGCGTGTGTGTATCCGGGCGCGGGCGGTCGCAGAGTTGGCTTGATCGACGATATCCACTCCGAGTTACCGTGGTGGCAGAATCACGCACCACTTGAATGGAAGAGCAAGTACGGTTTTTCCGGAGAAGTTCTCGCGCCGGGGTTTGACGTGCAACTCCGCTATTCCGACCCTTCGATCGATTGGGGCAAGACTCTCTACGGCTCAGTTCGAGCTGGCCTGCCCCTCAAGAGCATGAGGGGTCATCTTTGGTGCATCACCACGTACGACGATGGGCCTGGGCGATTCCAGGACCGTGTCGAGCTTCATGCAGTCGGACTCTGGCGACTTGAATCGGAGCTGGACGTTGAAGATTCCCTGCTCTCTTCCCTGCCGCTTCGACCATTGTGGTGCGGCTTCCTGTTCAACTCAGCACTTTACGGCGGAGTGCTTTGGATCCTCGTGCTGGCCGCGCCGCGCAAGATCATCACAAGGCGACGTCTCAAGCACGGCCGCTGCCCCAACTGCAACTACGACCTCCGAGCCACCGCCACCGGCGTCTGCCCCGAATGCGGTACACTCAGGAGTTGA